The Calditrichota bacterium DNA window GAAGCGTTGGGATCGGGCCAATGGATCTGGTAGAGATCAATAACATCGGTTTTGAGGCGGCGAAGACTGTCTTCGGCCTCTTTTCGGATGCTGTCCGGCTGGAGATTGTTTTTGACCCGTCCCCGGTCATCCCAGACCAGCCCGCACTTTGTGGCCAGAAACACCTCGCTTCTTCGGCCTTCAATGGCCCGTGCCACCACCTCTTCGGCATGGCCCAAGCCGTAGATGGCTGCCGTGTCGATCCAGTTCACGCCAAGCTCCAGGGCCTTTCGAATGGCAGCAATGGACTCCTCATCGTCTTGTTTTCCCCAGCCCCAATCCCAGGGGCCGCCGATGGCCCAGGTTCCCAGTCCGATTTCCGTTAAAAAGGGTCCATCCGTGCCCAGTTGCCGTGTTTCCATGCGTCCTCCGCTTTTTCTTATTTTTGAAGTATTTTTGTAGCTCACGTGTTTTTAAAATAATTGATTTTCAGCTAATCCACCGCTTCCCCGGACAAAAAAACCGTGTTGATTGAAAGCGTGTAGTCTCCTGAATCTCCCGAAATATCGCAAAGCAACAGATCGGCATCCATTCCGGGCATGAGTTCAGGCGGGGCGTTTTGAGACCGAAGGTTTAAATAATTCAGGGGCGTGAATGCGCACATGTGAAGGGTCCGGTAAACGGCCGTTTCAAACGGCTGTGCCGGATGTTCCCGATTCCAGATGCCGGCGTGCGAGACCGTTTGCAGGGAAAGCAGATTCTCAAACGCTTTTTTCATAGTAAGAATACTTCCGAAAAGCGTATCGGGGTGGCCGGACACCTGCAAATAATTCCCGCCCTTGCTTACTTCTCCGCGTATTCCGGATATGTGAAAGTGTCGTACATCCGGTAATCCTGTGACAAACATGCTGTCCGTAATAGCCAGTACCCGGTCGGGGCCCTTTCGCCGGATGGCATCCAGTAAATAGCCTTTGCTCACGTGGACGTAATCGGGGATAAGCTCTACAAAAACAGGGTCCAGGGAAAGGGCGGCTTCAAAAGCCCCTCCTCCGTGAAAGGGCTTGTACGAGCTCTTTATTGGCCCGTTCATCAGGTGAACCGCGCCCCGGAGTCCCTTTTCGCTGGCTTTCTTAAACTGGTTGAAGGTTGCACCCGAATGCCCGGCAACCGTAAGAATGCCCAGCTCCCGCAGGATCGGAATCAAATCCCAGACTTTTTCCCCGTGTTCCGGTGGAATATTCACCAGGCGGATGTGGCCTTCGGCATCTTCCTGAAGATGTCGGATAAGATCTCGTGTGGGCGTCTGAAAAAATTCGGGATTGTGAGCCCCCGCAAATGCCGGCGAAGCGATAAAGGTTCCTTCAATAAAAATTCCCTTAAAAACAGCCCCCAGGGAATGCGTGGCTTTAAACCGGGCAAATTGCTTCAACACGCGCCGAATTTGTTCCAAAGGGGCGGAAATGGTGGTCAAAATAGCCGTTGTAACGCCCTGTGACAGGAAAAAACGCGCCGCCCGCTCAAGTCCTTCAAAATAGGCGGATTCTGAGGAATCGAACCTATCCGTTTGTGGATGGTACAGCCCCCAGGTGGTGTCGAAACCGGCGGCTCCGTTGGTGTGCACATCCACAAATCCGGGGAGGACAATCTGTCCGCCGAGGTCTTCGGCAAACCCGGAAACTGCCCCATTTTGTGGAGGCGTAATTTGTGTAATTTTCCCGCCCTCAATCCAGATGTCCGCTGTCTCCAGGCCCCGGGACGTAAAAATCCTCCCATTTGTAAAGAGGCGCGGGTTTCTTTTCTGTTCAGAATTCATAAAATAGCCGCTTTTTTCAGGCGCATTCCCAATGTGCGCACGTTTTGATGAATAAATTCACTCTAAAAACCACGAATGACACAAATTAAATTTTTGAAAATAATTCGTGAAATTCGTGGGTAAAGGTGTTTTAAAGCAAACGCAATTATTGAAGTTTTTTAAATCGATCTGAGTGAAAACAGGCCCATAATTTTAGGGCCGCGATTGCGCGGCTGAATTCTTCTGCCGGTCCCGAATCCATTTTTTGTGCTGTACTTTGAACCGTTCCCGAATCAGTAAAAAGGGCCGCTCGTAGCGGTTCGCCTTGAAGTCGGGAAAGCTCCACGGGTAGGGATAAAAATGCCCCTTCTCATAATAGAGCGTCAGGTCAGCGTAGATTCCGAAATCCAGGTAAATTTTCTGTATATTGTATTTGGCCGATGCCAGGACAACCTTCCCCACGTCCATGTAACCGGGATCCAGATTAACCGGCCGCTTGCCTGAGTCCGCAAATTCGTCTTCGATGGCAATGGTTTCAATTTTGATCCGGGCCAGGTCCTTGGGATGAATCCACTTTTCGAACGAAACAAACACCCGGAAAATGGGAGAGCCCATTTCGGGCACGTAATAATCGGTGACATCAAACGGGAAGGCTTGGCTCTGAAAATCGATGGCCCCGTACCGTTTGATGAGCCGGTTCTTGGCCGCTTCCAGGATGGCCTCCTGCACGTATAAAATCCCGCAAAAAAATTTAACGGGTTCCGGTTCAGCGGGTTTCATGGGTTTCCTTTCGGGGCTTAAAAATTCCATAGTCCCGCTCAAGCCGAAGATTTTCACTCAACGCGGCCTGGGCCTGTTCGATGATCTGTTTGTCAATTCCGAAAACACGGGAAATCGCCTCATGGTAATTCTTTTTGATTTTGATGTTCCGTTTTCCGGAAAATGAGGTTTCCCGCATGAAATCGTTGTGGACAAAAATGAGTCCGTCCGGTGTAAGACGGGTTAAATTGATGCCGTGCATTCCCGGCTTGAAAAACGACTCCTGCCAATACTGAAAAAACGCGTCCCAGGAAACCGGCTGATCTTTGAATCGATACCGCCAGCGAACCTCTTCCCGGTCAAAGGTGTACAGATGGTAGTAATCTGTGGCCGGATCGAAGCGCAGCTCCACGCCGGTGAATTCGGTTTTGTACACGCGCGGACGCTTTGAATGGATTTCCATCGGGTGATTCAGCAAATAACCCGGATCAATCAGAAATTTTCGCCCCTTCCAGAGAACAATGTTTGCCGTGTGGATATTTTCCCCGGCCCGCATATCGGCCATAACCGGATAGGTTTTAAATCCGGTTTGAACCAGGATGCTCTGCAAAAAATAGGTCAGCGCAAAACAGGTTCCCCCCAGTTTTTTTGAGATATGATCGGAAATCACCTCTTCCGGAAGGCGGATGCGTTTGTCATCCTCATTAAAATGCCGGTTCAGTTTAATGATTTTGCTGATATTTTCGTAGGGCAGAACGGAAAAGGCACTCAGGACTTCCTCGAGAAAATCGGGTGTTGCTTCCGGGCGGGAAAGACGAAAGTAATCCCGAAATATTTGGACGCTGTCCTCATTTTTTTCAGGATCTAAGATAAAATGACCGTGAGCCATTTGTGTTCTTTCTGAATATGCCAATGGAAATACACCTCAGGCCAAAACCTGTTTTGACAGGATTTACAGGATAGGTTGTTCATTTTGTACAGCCTGGCCATTTTGATTCATTCACTTATTGTTACGATTGCAATTGAATTGGGTTTCACGCCGCCCAATGGGTACGGTTCGTGTCTGCGCCTATATGAAATTTAGGATTTTTTTTATTTGAATTCAAGAAGCAAAATTACAATCCTCTGTAGCCGCAGGCTTTATGCCTGCGTTTTTACGTGGACGCACCCGTAAAGGGTGCGGTTACAGGGCGTAGCCGCGGGCTTTACGCCTGCGCTTTTTGCGTGGACGCACCCGTAAAGGGTGCGGTTACAGGACCCGCCCGTTAAAGGGTGCGGGTACAGAGCCGTACGGGTCTACCCGTTGTCTCCGTCCAGCAAATCGCCCAGGCCGCCCAGAATGGAACCTTCACCCCGGCGCTTTCCTCCGGCGGAAGGGGCGTAGCGCAGCACACGGTCGGCCATGCGCGAAAACGGCAGGCTCTGCAAGTAGACGATTCCGGTACCCTGCAGCGTAGCCAAAAACAGGCCTTCTCCACCAAAAAACATCGATTTGAGGCTTCGCACAAATTCAATATCGTAATTAATTCCGGAGGTAAAGGCGGCAATGCAGCCGGTAT harbors:
- a CDS encoding amidohydrolase family protein, with the translated sequence MNSEQKRNPRLFTNGRIFTSRGLETADIWIEGGKITQITPPQNGAVSGFAEDLGGQIVLPGFVDVHTNGAAGFDTTWGLYHPQTDRFDSSESAYFEGLERAARFFLSQGVTTAILTTISAPLEQIRRVLKQFARFKATHSLGAVFKGIFIEGTFIASPAFAGAHNPEFFQTPTRDLIRHLQEDAEGHIRLVNIPPEHGEKVWDLIPILRELGILTVAGHSGATFNQFKKASEKGLRGAVHLMNGPIKSSYKPFHGGGAFEAALSLDPVFVELIPDYVHVSKGYLLDAIRRKGPDRVLAITDSMFVTGLPDVRHFHISGIRGEVSKGGNYLQVSGHPDTLFGSILTMKKAFENLLSLQTVSHAGIWNREHPAQPFETAVYRTLHMCAFTPLNYLNLRSQNAPPELMPGMDADLLLCDISGDSGDYTLSINTVFLSGEAVD
- a CDS encoding DUF4416 family protein; translated protein: MKPAEPEPVKFFCGILYVQEAILEAAKNRLIKRYGAIDFQSQAFPFDVTDYYVPEMGSPIFRVFVSFEKWIHPKDLARIKIETIAIEDEFADSGKRPVNLDPGYMDVGKVVLASAKYNIQKIYLDFGIYADLTLYYEKGHFYPYPWSFPDFKANRYERPFLLIRERFKVQHKKWIRDRQKNSAAQSRP
- a CDS encoding arylamine N-acetyltransferase, with the translated sequence MAHGHFILDPEKNEDSVQIFRDYFRLSRPEATPDFLEEVLSAFSVLPYENISKIIKLNRHFNEDDKRIRLPEEVISDHISKKLGGTCFALTYFLQSILVQTGFKTYPVMADMRAGENIHTANIVLWKGRKFLIDPGYLLNHPMEIHSKRPRVYKTEFTGVELRFDPATDYYHLYTFDREEVRWRYRFKDQPVSWDAFFQYWQESFFKPGMHGINLTRLTPDGLIFVHNDFMRETSFSGKRNIKIKKNYHEAISRVFGIDKQIIEQAQAALSENLRLERDYGIFKPRKETHETR